A genomic stretch from Psychrilyobacter piezotolerans includes:
- a CDS encoding acetate/propionate family kinase encodes MKVLVINCGSSSLKYQLINPSTEEVFAIGLCDRIGIHGSKFEYEVPATDFELELEHDMPTHKEALELVLNTLTGEHGVIADINEVDAVGHRIVHGGEEFTTSVLLDEKVMAGIEANNDLAPLHNPANLLGVKTCMELIPGKPNVGVFDTAFHQTMPAKAFMYPLPYADYTELKVRKYGFHGTSHKFVAGLANDLLGNPANSKVIVCHLGNGASISAVKDGKSVDTSMGLTPLQGLMMGTRCGDIDPAAALFIKAKRDLTDKEIDARMNKKSGILGIFEKSSDCRDLEIAREGGDERAALAIDMMTYRIRAYIASYAAAMGGVDMICFTGGIGENSNLIRSKSLEGLEFMGVELDEAVNSVRKKGSVKLSTETSKVAIYKIQTNEELVIARDTLAIVK; translated from the coding sequence ATGAAAGTTTTAGTAATTAACTGTGGTAGTTCATCTTTAAAGTACCAACTTATCAACCCATCAACTGAAGAGGTTTTCGCAATCGGTCTATGTGACAGAATAGGAATCCACGGATCTAAGTTTGAGTATGAAGTACCAGCTACAGATTTCGAATTAGAGTTAGAGCATGATATGCCTACACATAAGGAAGCTTTAGAATTAGTATTAAATACATTAACAGGAGAGCATGGAGTAATTGCTGATATCAACGAAGTTGACGCAGTTGGACATAGAATAGTACATGGTGGAGAAGAATTCACGACATCTGTATTATTAGATGAAAAAGTAATGGCAGGAATCGAAGCTAACAATGATTTAGCACCATTACATAACCCAGCTAACTTATTAGGTGTAAAAACTTGTATGGAACTTATTCCTGGAAAGCCTAATGTAGGAGTATTTGATACAGCATTCCACCAAACTATGCCAGCAAAAGCATTTATGTATCCATTACCATATGCTGACTATACTGAGTTAAAAGTAAGAAAATATGGATTCCACGGAACTTCTCATAAATTTGTTGCTGGATTAGCTAACGATTTATTAGGAAACCCAGCTAACTCAAAAGTAATCGTATGTCACTTAGGAAACGGAGCATCTATATCAGCTGTTAAAGATGGTAAATCAGTAGATACTTCAATGGGATTAACTCCATTACAAGGATTAATGATGGGAACTAGATGTGGAGATATCGACCCAGCAGCAGCATTATTTATTAAAGCTAAGAGAGATTTAACTGATAAAGAGATAGATGCTAGAATGAACAAAAAATCTGGAATCTTAGGAATCTTCGAAAAGTCATCTGACTGTAGAGACCTTGAAATTGCAAGAGAAGGTGGAGATGAAAGAGCAGCATTAGCTATCGATATGATGACTTACAGAATCAGAGCTTATATCGCATCATATGCAGCAGCTATGGGTGGAGTAGACATGATCTGTTTCACAGGTGGAATTGGAGAAAACTCTAACTTAATAAGATCTAAATCTTTAGAAGGATTAGAATTTATGGGTGTAGAATTAGACGAAGCTGTTAACTCAGTAAGAAAGAAAGGATCTGTAAAATTATCTACAGAGACTTCTAAAGTAGCTATCTACAAGATCCAAACAAATGAAGAATTAGTAATTGCTAGAGATACATTAGCAATAGTTAAATAA
- the pta gene encoding phosphate acetyltransferase, giving the protein MGIINQIKEKAKMTQKTIVLPEATDERVLKAAQEIVKEGLAKVVLVGNAETLNAEAAKVGANLEGAVIIDPNTFENIDAYVAKLVERRAKKGMTPEKAKEILTTDVNFFGAMMVALGDADGMVSGSDSPTANVLRAGFQVIGPKPGMKTVSSVFIMELKNKVEEYGNILIFGDCAVIPEPNSQQLADIAMGAAETARSVAGIEPKVALMTFSTKGSAKHDSVDVVAEAGKILAESNVNFEFEAELQADAALVAAVGAKKAPGSKVAGNANILIFPNLAAGNIGYKLVQRLAGAEAHGPLLQGLAAPINDLSRGCSVSDIVNLTAITSVQAN; this is encoded by the coding sequence ATGGGAATCATTAATCAAATAAAAGAAAAGGCTAAAATGACGCAAAAGACTATCGTTTTACCGGAAGCAACAGATGAAAGAGTGTTGAAAGCAGCACAAGAAATCGTAAAAGAGGGATTGGCTAAAGTTGTATTGGTAGGAAACGCAGAAACTTTAAATGCAGAAGCGGCAAAAGTAGGAGCTAACTTAGAGGGAGCTGTTATAATTGATCCAAACACTTTTGAAAATATAGATGCCTATGTGGCGAAATTAGTAGAAAGAAGAGCTAAAAAAGGAATGACTCCAGAAAAGGCTAAAGAGATTTTAACTACAGATGTTAACTTCTTTGGTGCTATGATGGTAGCTTTAGGAGATGCAGACGGGATGGTATCTGGATCAGATTCACCTACAGCAAACGTACTTAGAGCTGGATTCCAAGTAATAGGACCTAAGCCGGGAATGAAAACAGTATCATCTGTATTCATCATGGAATTAAAAAATAAAGTTGAAGAGTATGGAAACATCTTAATATTTGGTGACTGTGCAGTAATACCAGAACCTAACTCTCAACAATTAGCTGATATTGCCATGGGTGCAGCTGAAACAGCTAGATCAGTAGCAGGGATTGAGCCAAAAGTAGCATTGATGACATTCTCAACTAAGGGATCAGCTAAACATGATTCAGTAGATGTAGTAGCAGAAGCAGGAAAAATATTAGCTGAAAGTAATGTGAATTTCGAATTTGAAGCTGAATTACAAGCTGATGCAGCATTAGTAGCCGCAGTAGGAGCTAAAAAAGCACCTGGATCAAAAGTAGCAGGAAATGCCAACATCTTAATATTCCCTAACTTAGCAGCAGGAAATATTGGATATAAATTAGTACAAAGACTGGCTGGAGCAGAAGCTCACGGACCATTATTACAAGGTTTAGCAGCACCAATCAACGACCTTTCAAGAGGTTGTTCTGTATCTGATATAGTAAACTTAACAGCAATAACATCAGTACAAGCTAACTAA
- a CDS encoding MerR family transcriptional regulator, whose protein sequence is MMKLYKIGEISKLYNISTDILRYYEKEGLLMPQEIRENGYRYYSAKQIWKLSTIRGLRNLGVSLREIKKYIEERSVGKSLELIDFQLGVIEEKLCELLELKKQLNSKKKYLNEVGDNDKYNKIVEVTLPERRCYKRYSDIGTGWEIDLELKKLTNRTNTDEGQNFARSRGGAILGIDEYKSGEYTKYRGTFLMDDSGEDRLKKGRYISLIFKGPYEGMNIHYEKIKKYMGKNNLEIDGEILEIYMIDIHETDEEDEFVTEIQIPIKDNTD, encoded by the coding sequence ATGATGAAACTCTATAAAATAGGAGAAATAAGTAAACTTTACAACATAAGTACAGATATACTGAGGTATTACGAAAAAGAAGGACTGCTTATGCCGCAGGAAATAAGAGAAAATGGTTATAGATATTACAGTGCAAAGCAGATATGGAAATTAAGTACCATAAGAGGATTAAGAAATTTAGGCGTCTCTTTGAGAGAAATAAAAAAATATATAGAGGAAAGAAGTGTGGGGAAAAGTTTGGAATTAATTGATTTTCAATTGGGGGTAATAGAGGAAAAACTATGTGAGCTTTTAGAACTAAAAAAACAATTAAATTCGAAAAAAAAATATCTCAATGAGGTGGGGGATAACGACAAATATAATAAAATTGTTGAAGTTACCCTCCCTGAAAGAAGGTGTTATAAAAGGTACAGCGATATAGGCACAGGCTGGGAAATAGATTTAGAATTAAAAAAACTAACCAACAGAACAAATACAGATGAAGGCCAGAATTTCGCAAGAAGCAGGGGAGGGGCAATATTAGGAATAGATGAATATAAATCAGGAGAATATACGAAGTATAGGGGGACTTTTTTGATGGATGATTCGGGGGAAGACAGACTGAAAAAAGGAAGGTATATTTCTCTGATTTTTAAAGGACCATATGAAGGGATGAATATTCATTATGAAAAGATAAAAAAATATATGGGTAAAAATAACTTAGAAATAGATGGAGAAATATTGGAGATATATATGATAGATATCCATGAAACAGATGAAGAAGATGAATTTGTGACAGAGATTCAAATACCAATAAAAGATAATACAGATTAG
- a CDS encoding MalY/PatB family protein yields the protein MVDFNKKIDRSKNDSRKWAGRKKYFGREDLLPMWVADMDIEAPDVVVEALKNKADQKIFGYTMENERYIGSLVNWVKKRHGSKLSFERIAHSPTVVTSLNLLIKILTNEGDQIMIQSPTYPQFVKQIESNGRKVVINELVEKENGYEMDFIDFEEKVKNSVVFILCNPHNPAGRVWTREESSKIAEICVKYGVKIISDEIHSDLILDGKHISIASLGREVENLVYTCLSATKTFNLAGIQSSFVVFPTRKEKENFVEELSLIGVHEPNSFCMDMVISAYNHGEEWLEKLLDHLRGNIEFAVDYIEKNIPQIRVKKPEATYLLWLDLRKFGLDDEKLKERLVEDGGLALTMGGGFMGSGFARMNIACPRYMLEDGLERLKKAFG from the coding sequence ATGGTTGATTTTAATAAAAAAATAGATAGAAGTAAAAATGATTCGAGAAAATGGGCTGGGAGAAAAAAATATTTTGGAAGGGAAGATTTACTGCCTATGTGGGTAGCAGATATGGATATAGAAGCTCCAGATGTGGTAGTGGAAGCTTTAAAAAACAAGGCTGATCAAAAAATATTTGGTTATACCATGGAAAATGAAAGATATATTGGTAGTCTGGTAAACTGGGTGAAAAAAAGACACGGGTCTAAATTATCTTTTGAGAGAATTGCTCACTCTCCCACAGTGGTAACGAGCCTGAACCTGTTGATAAAGATCCTGACCAATGAGGGGGATCAGATAATGATCCAGTCTCCAACCTACCCTCAGTTTGTAAAACAGATTGAGAGTAACGGCAGAAAAGTAGTTATAAATGAACTGGTTGAAAAAGAGAATGGATATGAGATGGATTTTATAGATTTTGAGGAGAAGGTAAAAAACTCGGTGGTATTTATCCTGTGTAACCCCCATAATCCTGCTGGAAGGGTTTGGACGAGGGAAGAATCATCAAAAATCGCAGAGATCTGTGTAAAATATGGAGTTAAGATTATTTCCGATGAAATTCACAGTGATCTGATTTTAGATGGGAAACATATTTCCATAGCCAGCCTGGGGAGGGAAGTGGAGAACCTTGTATATACCTGTCTTTCTGCAACTAAGACCTTTAACCTGGCAGGAATTCAGAGTTCATTTGTAGTTTTTCCAACAAGGAAGGAAAAAGAAAACTTTGTAGAGGAACTATCTCTCATAGGAGTTCATGAGCCTAATAGTTTTTGTATGGACATGGTAATATCTGCTTATAATCACGGTGAAGAGTGGTTGGAGAAGCTCCTTGATCATCTGAGAGGAAATATAGAATTTGCTGTAGACTATATAGAAAAAAATATTCCCCAAATCAGAGTGAAAAAACCTGAGGCTACTTATCTGCTTTGGCTGGATCTGAGGAAATTTGGGTTGGATGATGAAAAATTAAAAGAAAGATTGGTAGAAGACGGCGGCCTGGCCCTGACAATGGGAGGAGGTTTTATGGGCAGCGGATTTGCAAGGATGAATATAGCCTGTCCCAGGTATATGCTGGAAGACGGATTGGAGAGGTTGAAAAAGGCTTTTGGATAG
- the ftsY gene encoding signal recognition particle-docking protein FtsY — MEELRIKEEEERKELEALKKKEEEERKELEKLKIEEENRTAIEAEKEAKRKEFEELKKKEEASKKKGFFKSLKEKLVKTREGLFGKMKTLFSGRSVIDDEMYEELEDLLIQSDIGMDMTLKIVGELEKEVKKRGIKDPNLVYDVLKDVMEGFLIAEGTELEVNKPGMNIVLVVGVNGVGKTTTIGKLAAKFVKEGKKVVIGAGDTFRAAAIEQLEEWADRSGADIIKHEQGSDPGAVVFDTLKAGKNRNADVVIIDTAGRLHNKNNLMKELEKINIIIKKHVGDTSYESLLVIDGTTGQNGLSQAKVFNEVTQLSGFVVTKLDGTAKGGIVFAISEELKKPIKFIGVGEGIEDLREFKSKEYIDAIFE; from the coding sequence CTGGAAGAACTAAGAATTAAAGAGGAGGAAGAAAGAAAAGAATTAGAGGCGTTAAAGAAAAAAGAGGAAGAGGAAAGAAAGGAATTAGAGAAATTAAAAATTGAAGAAGAAAATAGAACAGCAATAGAGGCTGAGAAAGAAGCCAAAAGAAAAGAATTTGAAGAGTTAAAGAAAAAAGAGGAAGCTTCTAAGAAAAAAGGGTTCTTTAAATCCCTGAAGGAAAAACTTGTAAAAACCAGGGAAGGTCTGTTCGGAAAGATGAAAACTCTTTTTTCCGGTAGAAGTGTAATAGATGACGAGATGTATGAGGAATTGGAAGATCTATTGATACAGTCGGACATTGGTATGGATATGACTTTAAAAATTGTAGGAGAGTTGGAAAAAGAAGTGAAAAAAAGAGGGATCAAAGATCCTAATTTAGTCTATGATGTATTAAAGGATGTAATGGAAGGATTCCTGATAGCTGAGGGAACAGAGCTGGAAGTGAATAAACCCGGGATGAATATAGTCTTGGTAGTAGGAGTAAATGGAGTAGGAAAAACAACTACCATTGGAAAGTTAGCAGCGAAATTTGTAAAAGAAGGAAAAAAAGTAGTAATAGGTGCAGGAGATACATTTAGAGCAGCAGCTATTGAGCAGCTGGAAGAATGGGCAGATAGATCAGGTGCCGATATCATAAAACATGAGCAGGGAAGTGACCCGGGTGCAGTGGTGTTTGACACACTAAAAGCAGGAAAAAATAGAAATGCTGATGTAGTAATAATAGATACAGCAGGAAGACTGCACAATAAGAATAATCTTATGAAAGAATTAGAGAAGATAAATATCATTATAAAAAAACATGTAGGAGATACCAGCTATGAAAGTCTATTGGTGATAGACGGGACTACCGGTCAAAACGGATTGAGTCAGGCTAAGGTATTCAATGAGGTAACTCAGTTGAGTGGATTCGTAGTTACCAAGTTAGATGGAACAGCCAAGGGTGGAATAGTATTTGCAATCTCTGAAGAGCTAAAAAAACCAATTAAATTTATCGGGGTAGGAGAAGGGATAGAAGACCTCCGTGAATTTAAATCTAAGGAGTATATAGATGCTATTTTTGAGTAA
- a CDS encoding MATE family efflux transporter, giving the protein MNITIKKKGITKTLFKYAFPSILSMWIFSLYTIVDGIFVGRGVGAEALAAVNLSMPFLNFSFAISIMISIGASTLISTCLGRGELKKSREYFTLSLCFLGLIGFIICSASFIFRYELANFLGARREMIPLVVEYLSTLLFFNTFYLIAYALEVLIKVEGKPMVAMFVVGIAAVTNIILDYFLVIVFPLGLRGAAIATGCAQVIQGIILVSFFLKKNSTLKFIRIKLSLKKLFRLIKIGIPDFITELSVGFILFAFNRVIFNSYGTDGLAVFSVIGYTNNLVLMTMLGLTQGMQPIISYLNGQEDFKRKKQLLFLTLKAACIIGIFSYVVVLFFSKSISSLFLNDLNLIRLTAEAKKIFSLSFIMVGINIVTSGFFTAIEHPKKASIISLARGVILILILLIILPYFFGKHSVWIVTTVSELFTLFISITLIKFYKNKKVITIPVL; this is encoded by the coding sequence ATGAATATAACTATCAAAAAAAAGGGAATTACTAAAACCCTTTTCAAATATGCCTTCCCATCTATCCTGTCCATGTGGATATTTTCTCTATACACCATAGTTGACGGGATCTTTGTTGGCCGGGGAGTAGGAGCAGAGGCCCTGGCTGCAGTAAATTTATCCATGCCTTTTCTAAATTTTTCTTTTGCCATATCTATTATGATTTCAATAGGGGCTTCTACCCTGATCAGCACCTGCCTGGGCAGGGGTGAACTTAAAAAATCCAGGGAATATTTTACTCTATCCCTTTGTTTTTTAGGGTTAATTGGATTTATCATTTGCAGTGCTAGTTTTATCTTTCGATACGAATTAGCTAATTTTTTAGGGGCTCGCAGAGAGATGATCCCCCTGGTTGTAGAATACCTGAGTACCCTATTATTTTTCAATACATTTTACCTGATTGCCTATGCCCTGGAAGTCCTCATCAAGGTGGAAGGAAAACCAATGGTTGCAATGTTTGTAGTGGGGATAGCCGCTGTTACCAATATTATTTTGGATTATTTTTTAGTAATTGTATTTCCCTTAGGTCTTAGGGGAGCTGCCATTGCCACAGGGTGTGCCCAGGTTATTCAGGGGATTATCCTTGTTTCTTTCTTCCTAAAAAAAAATTCTACCTTGAAATTTATAAGGATAAAATTAAGTTTAAAAAAATTATTTCGACTGATTAAAATCGGAATTCCGGATTTTATCACAGAACTTTCCGTAGGATTTATTTTATTTGCATTTAATAGGGTTATCTTTAATTCCTACGGTACCGATGGTCTCGCAGTTTTTAGTGTCATAGGGTATACAAACAACCTCGTTCTCATGACCATGCTCGGCCTCACTCAAGGGATGCAGCCTATAATCAGTTATTTAAATGGACAAGAAGATTTTAAAAGAAAAAAACAGTTACTCTTTCTCACTTTAAAGGCTGCATGTATAATTGGAATTTTTTCCTATGTAGTTGTTTTATTTTTTAGTAAATCTATCAGTTCCCTTTTCTTAAACGATTTAAATCTTATAAGATTAACTGCAGAGGCAAAAAAAATATTTTCTCTTTCTTTTATAATGGTCGGGATCAATATTGTAACTTCTGGATTTTTCACTGCCATTGAACACCCTAAAAAAGCCAGTATTATCTCCTTGGCCAGGGGGGTTATCCTAATCTTAATATTATTGATTATTCTGCCTTATTTTTTCGGAAAACATTCGGTATGGATAGTGACTACTGTCTCTGAATTATTCACATTATTTATTTCCATAACACTTATTAAATTCTATAAAAATAAAAAAGTTATAACAATTCCAGTTCTATAA
- the nifJ gene encoding pyruvate:ferredoxin (flavodoxin) oxidoreductase encodes MAKTMQTMDGNQAAAWVSYAFTEVAGIYPITPSSPMAEYTDSWAAQGKKNLFGVPVKLVEMQSEAGAAGTVHGALQAGALTTTYTASQGLLLKIPNMYKIAGELLPSVIHVSARSLSAQALSIFGDHSDIYAARQTGYAMLASGSVQEVMDLAGVAHLATFKTRIPFMHFFDGFRTSHEINKVEVMDYADLDRLLDREAVQEFRDRAINPHHPVTRGTAQNDDIYFQAREAQNKYYNAVPAAVAEYMEEISKITGREYKPFTYYGAADAERIIVAMGSVTETIKETVDHLVANGEKVGLLSVHLYRPFSAEYFMNVLPKTVKTISILDRTKEPGANGEPLYLDVVELFKDDKNAPKIVGGRYGLSSKDTTPAQIVAVFENAKSDTPKEGFTVGIVDDVTHLSLPVGEAVSVVAENVKECLFFGLGSDGTVGANKNSIKIIGDKTDLYAQAYFAYDSKKSGGVTRSHLRFGKDPIRSTYLINRPSFVACSTPSYLGKYDMTSGLKKGGTFLLNCVWDAEETIANLPNSVKIKLAKAEAKLFIINANKLAAEIGLGNRTNTIMQSAFFKLANVIPFEEAQEYMKEYTYKSYIKKGQDIVDMNYEAIDRGAGELVEVTVDPAWINLQYETAEEAYKGTEFVERIAKPVNAIKGYDLPVSAFDGYEDGTFENGSTAFEKRGVAVNVPHWVPENCIQCNQCSFVCPHAVIRPFLINEEEKANAPEGMKTLKVIGKAEGVEYRLQVSPLDCTGCGVCANVCPAPKGKALVMTPIAEEMPEQKFADYLFNEVTYKKEIMGTANVKTSQFAQPLFEFHGACAGCGETPYIKLITQLFGDRMMVANATGCSSIYGGSAPSTPYCTNGCGEGPAWASSLFEDNAEFGYGMHVAVEALRDRLEVEMEKIMDKVTPEVAELFKDWKENRTDGEKTQEIRTKLLPLIEGKEEAKEVVSLKDYITKKSQWIFGGDGWANDIGYGGIDHVLATSDDINILVMDTEMYSNTGGQASKASPTGSVVKFAAAGMPLKKKDLAAICMSYGHIYVAQVSMGGSQAQYLKAVKEAEAHKGPSIIIAYAPCISHGVRKGMGHSQTEMKLATECGYWPLFRFDPKLELEGKNPLQIDSKEPNWDKYEEFLLGETRYLTLTKSNPERAKELFAKNKSEAQKKIRHYKRLAALDYSQGL; translated from the coding sequence ATGGCTAAAACTATGCAAACAATGGACGGAAACCAAGCTGCAGCGTGGGTATCATACGCATTCACAGAAGTAGCAGGAATCTATCCTATAACACCATCATCACCAATGGCAGAATACACTGATTCATGGGCAGCTCAAGGTAAGAAAAACTTATTTGGAGTACCTGTAAAGTTAGTAGAAATGCAATCGGAAGCAGGAGCAGCAGGAACAGTTCATGGAGCGTTACAAGCAGGAGCTTTAACGACTACTTATACAGCATCACAAGGATTATTATTAAAAATACCTAACATGTATAAGATCGCTGGAGAATTATTACCTTCAGTAATCCATGTATCAGCTAGATCATTATCAGCTCAAGCATTATCTATATTTGGAGATCACTCAGATATATATGCTGCAAGACAAACTGGTTATGCAATGTTAGCATCTGGGTCTGTACAAGAAGTAATGGATCTTGCAGGTGTGGCACATTTAGCAACATTTAAGACAAGAATACCTTTCATGCATTTCTTCGATGGTTTCAGAACTTCACATGAAATCAACAAAGTAGAAGTTATGGATTATGCAGATTTAGATAGATTATTAGATAGGGAAGCTGTACAAGAGTTCAGAGACAGAGCAATCAACCCTCACCACCCAGTGACTAGAGGAACAGCTCAAAACGATGATATCTACTTCCAAGCTAGAGAAGCTCAAAATAAATATTATAATGCAGTACCTGCAGCAGTTGCAGAATATATGGAAGAAATTTCAAAGATTACAGGAAGAGAATATAAGCCATTCACTTACTATGGAGCAGCAGATGCTGAAAGAATCATAGTAGCTATGGGATCGGTTACAGAGACTATCAAAGAAACTGTAGATCATTTAGTAGCAAATGGAGAAAAAGTAGGATTATTATCTGTTCACTTATACAGACCATTCTCTGCTGAATACTTCATGAACGTATTACCAAAAACAGTTAAAACAATATCTATATTAGATAGAACTAAAGAACCTGGAGCAAATGGAGAACCTTTATACCTTGACGTAGTTGAGTTATTCAAAGATGACAAAAATGCACCAAAAATCGTTGGAGGAAGATACGGATTATCTTCTAAAGATACTACACCTGCTCAAATAGTAGCTGTATTTGAAAATGCAAAATCAGATACTCCTAAAGAAGGATTCACAGTAGGAATCGTCGATGACGTTACTCATTTATCATTACCAGTAGGAGAAGCTGTATCAGTAGTTGCTGAGAACGTAAAAGAATGTTTATTCTTCGGATTAGGATCTGACGGTACTGTAGGAGCTAACAAGAACTCAATCAAAATCATTGGAGATAAGACTGATCTTTATGCTCAAGCTTACTTCGCATATGATTCAAAGAAATCTGGAGGAGTTACTAGATCTCACTTAAGATTCGGTAAAGACCCTATCAGATCAACTTACTTAATCAACAGACCTTCATTCGTAGCATGTTCTACTCCTTCTTACTTAGGTAAGTATGATATGACAAGTGGATTGAAAAAAGGTGGAACTTTCTTATTAAACTGTGTATGGGATGCAGAGGAAACAATTGCAAACTTACCTAACTCAGTTAAGATTAAATTAGCTAAAGCAGAAGCTAAATTATTCATAATCAATGCAAATAAATTAGCAGCAGAAATCGGATTAGGAAACAGAACTAACACAATAATGCAATCAGCATTCTTCAAGTTAGCTAACGTAATCCCGTTCGAAGAAGCTCAAGAATATATGAAAGAGTATACTTATAAGTCATACATCAAAAAAGGTCAAGATATCGTTGACATGAACTATGAAGCAATAGATAGAGGAGCAGGAGAATTAGTAGAAGTTACTGTAGACCCAGCTTGGATCAACTTACAATATGAAACTGCTGAAGAAGCTTACAAAGGTACTGAATTTGTAGAAAGAATCGCTAAACCAGTAAACGCTATCAAAGGATATGATTTACCAGTATCAGCATTTGATGGATATGAAGACGGTACATTTGAAAATGGATCTACAGCATTTGAAAAGAGAGGAGTAGCAGTAAACGTTCCTCACTGGGTTCCTGAGAACTGTATCCAATGTAACCAATGTTCATTCGTATGTCCACATGCAGTAATCAGACCTTTCTTAATCAATGAAGAAGAAAAAGCCAATGCTCCAGAAGGTATGAAAACTTTAAAAGTTATTGGAAAAGCTGAAGGTGTAGAATACAGATTACAAGTTTCACCACTTGACTGTACAGGTTGTGGAGTATGTGCCAACGTATGTCCGGCTCCTAAAGGAAAAGCTTTAGTTATGACTCCAATTGCTGAAGAAATGCCTGAGCAAAAATTCGCTGATTACTTATTCAACGAAGTAACTTACAAGAAAGAAATCATGGGAACTGCAAATGTTAAAACTTCTCAATTTGCACAACCTTTATTCGAATTCCATGGAGCGTGTGCTGGATGTGGAGAAACTCCATACATCAAGTTAATCACTCAATTATTCGGAGATAGAATGATGGTAGCAAACGCAACTGGTTGTTCATCAATATACGGTGGATCAGCTCCATCAACTCCTTACTGTACAAACGGCTGCGGAGAAGGTCCAGCTTGGGCATCATCATTATTTGAAGATAATGCAGAGTTCGGATACGGAATGCACGTTGCTGTAGAAGCATTAAGAGATAGATTAGAAGTAGAAATGGAAAAAATCATGGATAAAGTTACTCCAGAAGTAGCAGAATTATTCAAAGATTGGAAAGAAAATAGAACTGATGGAGAGAAGACTCAGGAAATCAGAACTAAATTATTACCATTAATCGAAGGTAAAGAAGAAGCTAAAGAAGTAGTATCATTAAAAGACTACATCACTAAGAAATCACAATGGATCTTCGGTGGAGACGGTTGGGCAAATGACATCGGTTACGGTGGAATAGATCACGTTTTAGCTACATCTGATGACATCAACATCTTAGTAATGGATACAGAGATGTATTCAAATACTGGTGGACAAGCATCAAAAGCATCACCAACTGGATCAGTAGTTAAGTTTGCTGCAGCTGGAATGCCATTAAAGAAAAAAGATTTAGCTGCTATCTGCATGTCTTACGGGCATATCTATGTAGCTCAAGTATCTATGGGTGGAAGCCAAGCTCAATACTTAAAAGCTGTTAAAGAAGCAGAAGCTCATAAAGGACCATCTATCATAATTGCATACGCACCTTGTATCTCTCATGGTGTAAGAAAAGGTATGGGACACTCTCAAACAGAAATGAAATTAGCTACTGAATGTGGTTACTGGCCATTATTCAGATTTGATCCTAAATTAGAATTAGAAGGTAAGAACCCATTACAAATCGATTCTAAAGAACCTAACTGGGACAAATATGAAGAGTTCTTATTAGGAGAGACTAGATACTTAACATTAACTAAGTCTAATCCTGAAAGAGCAAAAGAATTATTCGCTAAGAATAAATCAGAAGCTCAAAAGAAAATCAGACACTATAAGAGATTAGCTGCACTTGACTACTCTCAAGGTCTATAA
- the recR gene encoding recombination mediator RecR: protein MATKSIEKLTDYFYRFPGIGKKSASRLAFHILEMEKNEIDEFVKAVYEVKNNTEKCTVCGNLSESSVCDICSNESRDSSVICVVEDNKDIIALEKSKSYNGKYHVLNGKIAPLSGITPDKLNIKPLLTRVAAEEIDEIILALNPDLEGETTAMYLMKLLKPFGVKISKIASGIPMGGNIEFSDIATINRALNDRQEQ, encoded by the coding sequence TTGGCAACGAAAAGTATAGAAAAATTAACAGACTATTTTTATAGATTTCCGGGGATCGGGAAAAAATCTGCCAGCAGACTGGCATTCCATATCCTGGAGATGGAAAAAAATGAGATAGATGAATTTGTAAAGGCTGTCTACGAGGTAAAAAACAACACTGAAAAATGTACAGTCTGCGGTAACTTAAGTGAATCTTCGGTCTGTGATATATGCAGTAATGAAAGTAGAGATAGTTCTGTCATATGTGTTGTAGAAGATAATAAAGATATTATCGCCTTGGAAAAATCGAAGTCATACAATGGTAAATACCATGTTTTAAATGGTAAGATAGCTCCCCTCAGCGGGATAACCCCTGATAAATTAAATATCAAACCACTTTTAACCAGGGTAGCTGCTGAAGAAATAGATGAGATTATCTTAGCTCTTAATCCTGATTTAGAGGGGGAGACTACAGCTATGTATCTCATGAAATTACTCAAACCATTTGGTGTAAAGATTTCTAAGATTGCCAGCGGAATCCCCATGGGTGGAAATATCGAATTTTCTGATATCGCTACAATCAACCGGGCATTAAATGACAGACAGGAGCAGTAG